One Hippocampus zosterae strain Florida chromosome 21, ASM2543408v3, whole genome shotgun sequence genomic region harbors:
- the LOC127593856 gene encoding proline and serine-rich protein 2, whose product MSKARPSPSALILDMANNPRHSRVNGALDRSTRQRDEDTLRFLSPEEKECLQFFEETIGSLENSLEEDGFRAELAKSPASASRLLGHEMDGPPESPDLYAVLPVTARRLSAKDQDIIDLVRPDPDMMLAKLPVFKPTSPDFQKMTMSPESHFEIKPRHDPLHHSGYELTDEHSYHPAGSVPTPVLIAKKIAENQAVAAPNTLASLQRRHSQEDVKSPGLDGVPPTKQGPPTLAKPTRYPANIGMIIGNRELQNQPGSNVNLHDRRALMLSNLTGAPQALLQEDSKPILVHKLQKVPSRSASFKDPTPEKTRMEALSKLGLARNCDLPGEMLGHDSLAPSRETSLTRALETSVRQTMTGIHAPDSKVPTSPQSHTPVQKVETPPFDSPRSFENRKPPASPPHLEKTSAAAPQSEVLSLELNSFGGKSIVVAPGPSKNEPVTPLTGSDGKVLLSMLANPSEFNSYGGKSKVLNPATEALTRSDLPDILSSHIDINQNVPVKPQPLPAKLNSYGGKSRTINPSVGVQRPADSPGRALKGPPPTPAPRNPQTSHPNAGKAAVPDAKPRAAAPMFRPQGITVQFSGRGATEESRKQALKKLGLLKES is encoded by the exons ATGTCCAAAGCCCGGCCGAGCCCTTCAGCCCTCATTCTGGACATGGCCAACAATCCGCGGCACTCCCGAGTCAACGGGGCCTTGGACCGGAGCACCAGGCAGCGG GATGAAGACACGCTGCGCTTTCTGAGCCCGGAGGAGAAGGAGTGCCTCCAGTTTTTTGAAGAGACCATCGGATCTCTGGAGAACAGCCTCGAAGAGGACGGGTTCAGGGCCGAATTGGCCAAGTCTCCAGCAAGCGCAAGCCGCCTTCTTGGCCACGAGATGGACGGACCGCCCGAAAGCCCAGATCTGTATGCCGTGCTTCCTGTAACAGCCAGGCGCCTCAGCGCTAAAGACCAGGATATTATAGACCTCGTACGCCCAGACCCGGACATGATGCTTGCCAAATTACCGGTCTTCAAACCTACCAGTCCAG ATTTCCAGAAAATGACCATGAGCCCCGAGAGCCACTTTGAGATCAAACCGAGACACGATCCTCTGCACCACTCCGGCTACGAGCTGACGGACGAACACTCCTACCACCCGGCTGGCTCGGTCCCCACCCCGGTGCTCATTGCCAAGAAGATAGCCGAGAACCAGGCCGTGGCCGCACCCAACACTTTGGCCTCACTCCAGCGCCGGCACAGCCAGGAAGATGTGAAATCACCCGGCCTCGACGGAGTTCCCCCCACGAAGCAGGGGCCCCCGACCTTGGCCAAGCCGACCAGATACCCGGCCAACATCGGTATGATTATTGGCAACAGAGAGCTGCAGAATCAGCCGGGATCCAACGTGAACCTCCACGACAGGCGGGCGCTGATGCTGTCGAATCTAACGGGAGCGCCGCAGGCTCTCCTTCAGGAGGATTCCAAGCCAATTTTGGTGCACAAGTTGCAAAAGGTCCCTTCCCGCAGCGCTTCCTTCAAGGACCCCACACCTGAGAAAACCAGGATGGAAGCATTGTCTAAGCTGGGCCTGGCCAGAAACTGTGACCTGCCGGGAGAGATGTTAGGCCACGACAGCTTGGCGCCAAGTAGGGAGACCAGTCTCACTCGTGCTTTGGAGACCAGTGTTCGCCAAACAATGACCGGCATCCATGCGCCAGACTCCAAGGTCCCGACATCGCCACAAAGCCACACCCCTGTCCAAAAGGTGGAGACTCCGCCTTTCGATTCCCCCAGGAGCTTTGAGAACAGAAAGCCTCCGGCGAGCCCACCGCATTTGGAGAAAACCTCAGCGGCTGCGCCTCAGTCGGAGGTCCTATCGCTGGAATTGAACAGTTTTGGGGGGAAATCCATTGTGGTTGCTCCGGGTCCCTCCAAGAACGAACCTGTGACGCCCCTGACGGGCTCTGATGGCAAAGTCCTTCTTTCCATGTTGGCAAACCCCAGTGAGTTCAACAGCTACGGAGGAAAGTCCAAAGTTCTGAACCCCGCAACCGAAGCCCTGACCAGGAGCGACCTTCCCGACATCCTCAGCTCCCACATCGACATAAATCAAAACGTGCCGGTCAAACCCCAGCCGCTGCCCGCCAAGCTCAACAGTTACGGGGGCAAGAGCCGGACCATCAACCCATCCGTTGGGGTACAGCGCCCCGCAGACAGCCCGGGAAGGGCTTTGAAAGGGCCTCCCCCGACACCGGCACCAAGAAACCCTCAGACCTCGCATCCAAATGCCGGCAAAGCGGCCGTGCCGGATGCCAAACCGAGAGCCGCCGCCCCCATGTTTCGTCCCCAAGGCATCACCGTGCAGTTTTCTGGCCGGGGGGCAACCGAGGAATCTCGCAAGCAGGCACTGAAGAAACTTGGGCTGCTGAAAGAGTCGTGA